The following are encoded together in the Acidovorax sp. KKS102 genome:
- a CDS encoding oxaloacetate decarboxylase: MTISSLKERLHEPRAILAPGVYDALSALVAEQTGFEALYLSGASIAYTRLGRSDVGLTTYTEVEDTLARITERVRTPVIVDADTGFGNALNTQRTVRGFERAGAAMIQIEDQGFPKRCGHLDGKTVVPVAEMCGKLKAALDARRSAHTLILARTDALAVEGIDAAFDRAEAYLECGVDALFIEALRTPEQMDAACQRFAHRIPLLANMVEGGKTPIQSAAELQQRGFRIVIFPGGTARAVAHTLQGYYGSLHTHQTTAPFKDRMMDFDGLNALIGTPELMAQGRQYE, translated from the coding sequence ATGACCATCTCATCGTTGAAAGAACGCCTGCACGAACCCCGCGCCATCCTGGCCCCCGGCGTGTACGACGCCCTGAGCGCCCTGGTGGCCGAGCAAACGGGCTTCGAGGCGCTGTACCTCTCAGGCGCATCGATTGCCTACACGCGCCTGGGTAGGTCCGACGTGGGCCTGACCACCTACACCGAGGTGGAAGACACCCTGGCGCGCATCACCGAGCGAGTGCGCACGCCCGTCATCGTCGATGCCGACACTGGCTTCGGCAACGCGCTCAACACCCAGCGCACCGTGCGCGGCTTTGAGCGCGCGGGCGCGGCCATGATCCAGATTGAGGACCAGGGCTTCCCCAAGCGCTGCGGCCACCTGGACGGCAAGACAGTAGTGCCCGTGGCCGAGATGTGCGGCAAGCTCAAGGCCGCGCTGGATGCGCGCCGCAGCGCCCACACCCTGATCCTGGCGCGCACCGACGCGCTGGCCGTCGAGGGCATCGACGCCGCCTTCGACCGCGCCGAGGCGTACCTGGAATGTGGCGTGGACGCGCTTTTCATCGAGGCCCTGCGCACCCCCGAGCAGATGGACGCAGCCTGCCAGCGCTTTGCCCACCGCATTCCGCTGCTGGCCAACATGGTCGAAGGCGGCAAGACACCCATCCAGAGCGCGGCCGAGCTGCAGCAGCGCGGCTTTCGCATCGTGATCTTTCCCGGCGGCACGGCCCGCGCCGTGGCGCACACGCTGCAGGGCTACTACGGCAGCCTGCACACGCACCAGACCACGGCGCCATTTAAGGACCGGATGATGGACTTTGACGGCCTGAATGCGCTGATCGGCACGCCCGAGCTGATGGCGCAAGGGCGCCAGTACGAGTAA